The Budorcas taxicolor isolate Tak-1 chromosome 18, Takin1.1, whole genome shotgun sequence genome window below encodes:
- the IRX6 gene encoding iroquois-class homeodomain protein IRX-6, translating into MSFPHFGHPYGSASQFLVSASSSATCCESAPRSVPDVASGSTPAAALCCAPYDSRLLGSARPELGAALGIYGAPYSAAAAAQSYPGYLPYSPEPPALYGALNPQYEFKEAAGNFTSSLAQPGAYYPYEPTLGQYQYDRYGAVELSGAGRRKNATRETTSTLKAWLNEHRKNPYPTKGEKIMLAIITKMTLTQVSTWFANARRRLKKENKMTWAPKNKGGEERKEEGGTEELLGCLNGDTKDVTAGQEARGLRLSDLEDLEEEEEEEADEEEAVATATDRLAELHTDTQPLPAAPRAAAGEGRPERRGCSLAAPRFSFTEPRRSGEADLLRAEPGGPTSTMHYPCSEKPPRIWSLAHTAAASVVEGAPPNLPQPRSPAHHLIPGQPPGPGARPAVPRDSACQESPRVAKAFGNPTFALQGLPLNCAPCPRRREPVVRCQYPSGAEG; encoded by the exons ATGTCCTTCCCGCACTTTGGACATCCTTACGGCAGTGCTTCCCAG TTTCTGGTGTCTGCAAGTTCCAGCGCCACTTGCTGCGAATCCGCCCCGCGTTCGGTCCCAGATGTGGCCTCGGGCTCCACCCCGGCGGCCGCGCTCTGCTGCGCACCCTACGACAGTCGGCTGCTGGGCAGTGCGAGGCCGGAGCTGGGCGCGGCCTTGGGCATCTATGGAGCTCCCTACTCAGCCGCTGCAGCTGCCCAGAGCTACCCAGGCTACCTGCCCTACAGCCCCGAGCCGCCGGCGCTGTACGGGGCGCTG aATCCACAGTATGAATTTAAGGAGGCTGCGGGGAACTTTACATCCAGCCTGGCACAACCAGGAGCCTATTACCCCTATGAGCCAACACTGGGGCAGTACCAGTATGATCG GTATGGAGCGGTGGAGTTGAGTGGTGCTGGGCGCAGAAAGAACGCCACCCGGGAGACCACTAGCACGCTCAAGGCCTGGCTGAACGAGCACCGCAAGAACCCCTACCCCACCAAGGGCGAGAAGATCATGCTGGCCATCATCACCAAGATGACCCTCACTCAGGTGTCCACCTGGTTCGCCAACGCGCGCCGGCGCCTCAAGAAGGAGAACAAGATGACCTGGGCGCCCAAGAACAAAGgcggggaagaaagaaaggaggagggtGGAACAGAGGAATTGCTGGGCTGCCTAAATGGTGACACCAAAG ACGTTACTGCTGGCCAGGAGGCCCGGGGGCTCCGGCTGAGTGACCTGGAAGAcctggaagaagaagaggaagaggaggcggATGAAGAGGAGGCAGTGGCCACAGCTACGGACAGACTGGCTGAGCTCCATACAGACACTCAGCCGCTGCCGGCAGCGCCACGTGCCGCCGCTGGAGAGGGCCGACCGGAGCGCAGGGGGTGCAGTCTGGCGGCACCCCGCTTCTCCTTCACTGAGCCGCGCAGATCGGGAGAAGCCGACCTCCTCCGGGCCGAGCCAGGAGGCCCCACGTCGACCATGCACTACCCCTGCAGCGAGAAACCACCGCGCATCTGGTCTCTGGCGCACACGGCGGCCGCCAGCGTCGTCGAAGGGGCACCTCCAAACCTGCCCCAGCCACGAAGTCCTGCGCACCATCTGATTCCCGGACAGCCTCCAGGCCCGGGCGCGCGACCCGCGGTCCCCAGAGACTCCGCGTGCCAAGAGTCTCCCCGAGTAGCCAAAGCCTTTGGAAACCCCACGTTTGCCCTACAGGGTCTGCCGCTGAACTGTGCGCCGTGCCCGCGGCGGAGGGAGCCGGTGGTGCGGTGCCAGTACCCATCCGGAGCAGAAG GTTAG